A portion of the Rhodococcus pseudokoreensis genome contains these proteins:
- a CDS encoding mycofactocin-coupled SDR family oxidoreductase, with translation MNSGKDIDMGLLDGKVVFITGAARGQGRAHAVTAAKEGADVIITDICSPVDGIRYELASKDDLAKTQALVEQTGRRAVSAIADVRDQSALDAAVALGLDTFGRLDAVIANAGLWDLGPKAWEITEQMWTTVTDVVLGGTFRTIKATAPHLVEQRNGAIVCIASVGGLEATAGYTHYITAKHGVLGLMKNTALEIADYNVRCNAVCPGAVDAKIWDNPMGHQLFVAPGEKADRSVAIAATYGYAPLAGRPALPPNATSNAACWLLSDYAEHITGVALPVDAGHLLLPGVNFAPQTEGPEADRYRSPAQSPDDL, from the coding sequence ATGAATTCTGGAAAGGACATCGACATGGGACTACTCGACGGCAAGGTCGTCTTCATCACCGGCGCCGCACGAGGGCAGGGTCGAGCGCACGCGGTGACCGCGGCGAAGGAAGGGGCCGATGTCATCATCACCGACATCTGCTCGCCCGTCGACGGAATACGCTACGAACTGGCGAGCAAGGACGATCTGGCCAAGACGCAGGCGCTCGTCGAGCAAACCGGCCGGCGTGCAGTCAGCGCCATTGCCGACGTACGCGACCAGAGCGCACTCGACGCGGCCGTCGCACTCGGACTCGACACGTTCGGCCGCCTCGACGCGGTCATCGCCAACGCCGGACTGTGGGACCTCGGACCCAAGGCCTGGGAAATCACCGAGCAGATGTGGACGACGGTCACCGACGTCGTCCTCGGCGGAACGTTCCGGACCATCAAGGCCACCGCGCCGCACCTCGTCGAACAACGCAACGGTGCGATCGTATGTATTGCCTCGGTGGGCGGCCTCGAGGCTACCGCCGGCTACACCCACTACATCACCGCGAAGCATGGCGTTCTGGGCCTGATGAAGAACACCGCCTTGGAAATCGCGGACTACAACGTGCGATGCAACGCCGTCTGCCCCGGCGCGGTGGACGCGAAGATCTGGGACAACCCGATGGGCCACCAGTTGTTCGTCGCACCGGGCGAGAAGGCCGACCGCAGTGTGGCGATCGCCGCCACCTACGGCTACGCACCGCTGGCCGGCAGGCCCGCGCTTCCGCCGAACGCCACCAGCAACGCCGCGTGCTGGCTGCTCTCCGACTACGCCGAGCACATCACCGGTGTCGCCCTGCCTGTCGACGCCGGTCACCTCCTGCTGCCCGGTGTGAACTTCGCACCGCAAACCGAGGGCCCAGAAGCCGACCGCTACCGTTCACCGGCCCAGTCGCCCGACGATCTGTGA
- a CDS encoding sigma-54-dependent Fis family transcriptional regulator: MLGSSAHSTVDARPEIASSWMRSQLCGVDGDTAPKLDRIDVASDGCLRRAAAPVLDRVCREFEGAPLVFVLADHDARILDIRHASPAVRDAVDWMGIEPGIRLAEDEVGTNAVGTVLEARQPLLVHGPEHFMSAFHEFSCFGQPIIHPITRRLEGVLDVGGGAREDHRYFAPIAQRLVGEIENRLALSTPATQRNLLATFHSAARRTKRPVMVLGDGMVLATPEALDLLDPADHAAVRASADTARTTAVTNRLTLESGREMEITCTPVEGGNGVLVDFATARTNPKPQLRTPVEEWPLLVVGETGTGRTTEAVRVAGPGGVIVDATDVVHTGEQAWAVGLDRLLEQDRAVVIIENVHFLTDSMATLVARLIRGTRRHVVLTSTSAEDDAGIHPALVGLCAARRELAPLRRRRHEIPGLARQMLSEEAATSDLRLTSATLQVLAAHSWPGNLTELRRVIHALARTRSAGDIVPTDLPAPYREVGTPLSPIRHAEREVIVAAIEAAGGNKLKAAQSLGVSRSTLYNRLRVLKIA; the protein is encoded by the coding sequence GTGCTTGGTAGCTCAGCGCATTCCACGGTCGACGCTCGGCCGGAGATCGCGTCGTCATGGATGCGTTCGCAACTGTGTGGCGTCGACGGCGATACCGCGCCGAAGCTGGACCGGATCGACGTCGCATCGGACGGGTGTCTCCGACGCGCCGCGGCGCCAGTTCTGGATCGCGTCTGTCGCGAGTTCGAAGGTGCGCCACTGGTGTTCGTTCTCGCCGACCACGACGCCCGGATCCTGGATATCCGGCACGCCAGTCCGGCGGTCCGCGACGCGGTCGACTGGATGGGCATCGAGCCCGGGATCCGGCTGGCCGAGGACGAGGTGGGAACCAACGCAGTGGGCACCGTCCTGGAAGCCCGCCAACCGCTACTCGTCCACGGCCCCGAACACTTCATGTCCGCGTTCCACGAGTTCAGCTGCTTCGGCCAGCCGATCATTCATCCGATCACGCGACGACTCGAAGGCGTTCTCGACGTCGGAGGTGGCGCACGCGAGGATCACCGTTACTTCGCGCCGATCGCCCAGCGGTTGGTCGGGGAGATCGAGAACCGGCTGGCGCTGAGCACACCTGCCACGCAACGAAACCTGCTGGCGACCTTCCATTCTGCGGCACGGCGGACGAAACGGCCGGTAATGGTGCTCGGCGACGGGATGGTGCTCGCAACCCCGGAGGCCCTCGACCTCCTCGATCCCGCCGACCATGCGGCCGTCCGAGCCAGCGCCGACACCGCTCGCACGACTGCCGTCACCAATCGACTGACGCTCGAATCCGGCCGCGAAATGGAGATCACCTGCACTCCGGTCGAGGGCGGAAACGGTGTCCTGGTCGATTTCGCCACGGCGAGAACGAACCCGAAGCCGCAACTACGAACACCGGTCGAGGAATGGCCGCTCCTCGTCGTCGGAGAAACCGGCACCGGCCGGACGACCGAAGCGGTGCGCGTGGCCGGACCGGGCGGGGTTATCGTCGACGCCACGGACGTCGTGCACACGGGTGAGCAGGCCTGGGCCGTCGGGCTCGACCGGCTGCTCGAGCAGGATCGTGCCGTCGTCATCATCGAGAACGTCCACTTCCTCACCGATTCGATGGCCACCCTGGTTGCCCGCCTCATCCGGGGAACGCGGCGACACGTCGTTCTGACATCGACGAGCGCGGAGGACGACGCGGGAATCCACCCCGCCCTGGTGGGACTCTGCGCCGCACGACGTGAACTCGCTCCGCTCCGTCGGCGCCGCCACGAGATCCCCGGGCTGGCGCGTCAGATGCTGTCCGAGGAGGCCGCGACGTCCGACCTACGACTCACCTCGGCGACACTGCAGGTCCTGGCAGCACATTCGTGGCCCGGCAACCTTACCGAACTCCGGCGGGTGATTCACGCCCTGGCCCGGACCCGCTCGGCCGGAGACATTGTTCCGACCGACCTTCCCGCACCGTACCGGGAAGTCGGAACCCCCCTGTCACCCATACGACATGCCGAGCGGGAAGTAATCGTCGCGGCGATCGAAGCGGCGGGCGGAAACAAGCTCAAGGCCGCGCAGTCGCTCGGGGTGAGCCGGTCGACTCTGTACAACCGGCTCCGGGTCCTGAAGATCGCGTGA
- a CDS encoding nuclear transport factor 2 family protein has protein sequence MSKYLDIRSAHVRATWVMQVTRNNPDRKARSQMSSTPDQATIELSENWVKALANIDLFLEICVEDCPVWHSADDKWVSVSEAVAAVYERAGDGPVPDFRPEGITFTEKGFFNEASVELEMGGQPVKLHLVQIVEARDGKAVSVREYIGPEMGIQP, from the coding sequence GTGTCCAAATATCTGGACATTCGATCGGCTCACGTGCGGGCAACATGGGTGATGCAGGTCACGCGTAATAACCCCGACAGAAAGGCCCGATCACAGATGAGCAGCACCCCAGACCAGGCAACCATTGAACTTTCCGAGAACTGGGTGAAAGCCCTGGCGAATATAGACCTTTTCCTCGAGATCTGCGTCGAGGACTGCCCGGTGTGGCACAGCGCCGACGACAAGTGGGTCTCGGTGTCCGAGGCCGTTGCCGCGGTCTATGAGCGCGCCGGGGACGGCCCGGTTCCGGACTTCCGTCCCGAGGGCATCACTTTCACCGAAAAGGGCTTCTTCAACGAGGCGTCAGTCGAACTGGAGATGGGCGGCCAGCCGGTCAAGCTGCACCTCGTGCAGATCGTCGAGGCGCGTGACGGTAAGGCGGTGAGTGTCCGGGAGTACATCGGCCCGGAGATGGGCATCCAGCCCTGA
- a CDS encoding lactonase family protein translates to MRESNGRLTPVGQPVPTDTGTLSVAVTPNSRFAYVAHTVSRTLQGFRVGDDGALVRLENARLSPGQPIVGAVVSPDGKWLFATVGSITNEVQTYAIASSGALSLVDSVTIPGATSGLSIPVVSPDGRFLFAPSFIGATMDSYAIGADGRLTPTGPQVPTGDRPALPSVTPNGKYLYITNEGTNDVSGYRIAPDGALTPIGRFPTKAIPHGMAITPDGRFLYLPQTGGPGVNGFEIRDDGALVPLPGADAPAAPGHFPGRVVLSPDAQRLYAIDTLTTTGTAKVFTYRVQPNGALAATGEPPVDTGVTFSDGATGVFASPGPA, encoded by the coding sequence CGATACGGGCACGCTGTCGGTCGCGGTCACCCCGAACAGCCGATTCGCGTATGTCGCACACACTGTTTCGAGAACGCTGCAGGGATTCCGCGTCGGCGACGACGGCGCCCTCGTGCGTCTGGAAAACGCCCGGCTGTCTCCCGGGCAGCCGATCGTGGGTGCGGTCGTGAGCCCGGACGGGAAGTGGCTGTTCGCAACCGTCGGCTCGATCACCAACGAGGTGCAGACGTATGCCATCGCGTCGTCCGGAGCGTTGTCGCTGGTCGATTCGGTGACCATTCCGGGTGCGACGAGCGGCCTGTCCATTCCGGTGGTCTCACCCGATGGTCGATTCCTGTTCGCACCGAGCTTCATCGGCGCGACGATGGATTCCTACGCCATCGGAGCCGACGGGAGGCTGACGCCGACGGGACCGCAGGTGCCGACGGGCGACCGTCCGGCGCTGCCGTCCGTGACGCCGAACGGCAAGTACCTGTACATCACCAACGAGGGAACCAATGACGTCTCCGGCTACCGCATCGCCCCCGACGGCGCCCTGACCCCGATCGGTCGCTTCCCGACCAAGGCGATTCCGCACGGTATGGCGATCACTCCGGACGGCAGATTCCTCTACCTGCCCCAGACCGGTGGCCCCGGTGTGAACGGTTTCGAAATTCGGGACGACGGTGCACTGGTTCCCCTCCCGGGCGCCGACGCACCGGCCGCACCGGGACACTTCCCCGGCCGCGTCGTGCTGAGCCCGGACGCACAGCGGCTCTACGCCATCGACACGCTCACGACGACCGGAACCGCGAAGGTGTTCACGTACCGGGTGCAACCGAACGGCGCACTCGCGGCCACGGGAGAACCGCCGGTCGACACGGGCGTGACGTTCTCCGACGGCGCCACCGGCGTGTTCGCTTCTCCCGGTCCTGCATGA
- a CDS encoding CaiB/BaiF CoA transferase family protein produces the protein MTGPLAGVRALVLAGMGPVPYVSMLLADMGADVVRVVRPPNRSARALSQTDGLTEEVDVVNRGVDAVAVDLKDPAGRESVLRLAASADIFIEGYRPGVTERLGLGPDDVMARNERLVYVRLTGYGQTGPRSRDAGHDINYVAQSGALHAMARSDSAPRPPINLLGDYAAGGAMGAYGIACALVSAARTGRGQVIDAAMVDGVAALTAKLQGLRAAGLYSDDPGTNFLDSGAPFYDTYRCADGGYIAVGALEPDFYREFTSRLGPDTGDWPDQNDRESWPHLRKLIGDAVERRTRDEWEKVFAGTDACVTPVLTFDEAAVDPHNTQRGVYRTVGGVLHPMPAPRFSGTPAREPATPRVGTVAPADVASRWGVGD, from the coding sequence ATGACCGGTCCGCTGGCTGGAGTCCGGGCACTGGTGCTCGCGGGAATGGGCCCGGTGCCGTACGTCTCGATGCTGCTCGCCGACATGGGAGCCGACGTGGTGCGGGTGGTGCGACCGCCCAACCGGTCGGCGCGCGCGCTCAGCCAGACGGACGGTCTGACCGAGGAAGTCGACGTCGTCAATCGCGGCGTCGACGCGGTGGCCGTCGACCTCAAGGACCCGGCCGGGCGTGAGAGTGTGCTGCGTCTGGCCGCTTCTGCGGACATCTTCATCGAGGGCTACCGCCCCGGAGTGACCGAGCGGCTCGGTCTCGGACCGGACGACGTGATGGCCCGCAACGAGCGTCTCGTCTACGTGCGGCTGACCGGCTACGGACAGACCGGTCCCCGGTCACGGGACGCCGGACACGACATCAACTACGTGGCGCAGTCCGGCGCGTTGCATGCCATGGCACGGTCCGACAGCGCGCCCCGCCCGCCGATCAACCTGCTCGGCGATTACGCGGCAGGCGGTGCCATGGGGGCGTACGGCATCGCGTGCGCCCTCGTCTCCGCCGCCCGCACCGGGCGAGGCCAGGTGATCGACGCCGCCATGGTCGACGGTGTCGCGGCCCTGACCGCCAAGCTGCAGGGCCTGCGCGCGGCCGGCCTCTACTCGGACGACCCGGGGACGAACTTCCTCGACTCCGGGGCACCGTTCTACGACACCTACCGGTGCGCCGACGGCGGGTACATCGCCGTCGGAGCGCTCGAACCCGACTTCTATCGGGAATTCACGTCGCGCCTCGGCCCCGACACCGGTGACTGGCCCGACCAGAACGATCGCGAATCGTGGCCGCACCTGCGCAAGCTCATCGGCGACGCCGTCGAGCGCCGCACCCGCGACGAATGGGAGAAGGTGTTCGCCGGTACCGATGCCTGCGTCACCCCGGTGCTCACGTTCGACGAGGCCGCGGTGGACCCCCACAACACCCAGCGGGGCGTGTACCGGACCGTCGGCGGCGTCCTGCATCCGATGCCCGCGCCGCGTTTCAGCGGCACACCCGCGCGCGAACCCGCGACGCCGAGGGTCGGCACCGTCGCGCCTGCGGACGTCGCGTCTCGGTGGGGCGTCGGCGACTGA
- a CDS encoding enoyl-CoA hydratase/isomerase family protein, giving the protein MVTSYEAFTSLKVDRPEDGILRIVLDGPNLNAVGPDAHRELADIWPVIGLDPSVRAVVIRGAGDRAFSAGGSFDLVEDMIGDYASRSRVMREARDLVRNIIEVPQPIISAINGPAAGAGLVAALLADISVAGRRAKIVDGHVRLGVAAGDHAAICWPLLTSMAKAKYHLLTNEVLTGEEAERIGMVSLCVDDDAVQDRAMEIARKLAAGSRAGIQGTKMALNGWYRQAMPIFDASLGLEFFGFGGPDVVEGVSSFREKREPKFS; this is encoded by the coding sequence ATGGTGACCAGCTACGAGGCCTTCACCTCACTGAAGGTCGACCGCCCCGAAGACGGCATTCTCCGCATCGTGCTGGACGGGCCGAACCTCAACGCGGTGGGCCCGGACGCGCACCGCGAACTGGCCGACATCTGGCCGGTGATCGGACTCGACCCGTCGGTGCGCGCCGTGGTGATTCGCGGAGCAGGCGATCGGGCGTTCTCGGCGGGCGGCAGCTTCGACCTCGTCGAGGACATGATCGGCGACTACGCGTCAAGGTCGCGGGTGATGCGTGAGGCCCGCGACCTGGTGCGCAACATCATCGAGGTCCCGCAGCCGATCATCTCCGCGATCAACGGACCTGCTGCCGGCGCCGGTCTGGTGGCCGCGCTGCTGGCCGACATCTCGGTCGCGGGCCGCCGCGCCAAGATCGTCGACGGTCACGTCCGGCTGGGTGTCGCCGCGGGCGACCACGCGGCGATCTGCTGGCCGCTGCTGACGAGCATGGCGAAGGCCAAGTACCACCTGCTGACCAATGAGGTGCTCACCGGCGAGGAGGCCGAGCGGATCGGCATGGTGTCGCTGTGCGTCGACGACGACGCGGTGCAGGACCGGGCGATGGAGATTGCGCGGAAGCTGGCTGCCGGCTCCCGGGCCGGGATCCAGGGCACCAAGATGGCCCTCAACGGCTGGTACCGGCAGGCCATGCCGATCTTCGACGCGTCGCTGGGCCTGGAGTTCTTCGGCTTCGGTGGTCCGGACGTGGTCGAGGGCGTGTCCTCGTTCCGTGAGAAGCGGGAGCCGAAGTTCTCGTGA
- a CDS encoding CaiB/BaiF CoA transferase family protein, which produces MTATEQRTQGPLAGITVVGLEQAISAPLCTRHLADLGARVIKVEAPGYGDSTRAYDSVVGGMSAHFTWLNHGKESAALDLKSASDMSIFRNILATADVVVSNLAPGALDRLGIGTGELTRTYPRLIVVDISGYGTGGPLDHKRAYDLLIQSEGGSCSITGTPGQPAKPGIPVADVGTALYAYSAVLAALYDRERTGRGAVIPIAMLDTVAEMMGFALNQVIHAGTEPVPVGMGSPMIAPYGAYPTSDGQTAVLGTTNDREWRRLAEMIGRPELADEPRFAHNETRVAARDELDAVVAAWCAEHTLAEIQKTADSAGIGNARLNSVRDLAEHPQLVERGRWRDVGTPSGPVPALLPPAVADGWPVRNGSVPALGAHTDAIRAEFE; this is translated from the coding sequence GTGACCGCAACCGAACAACGAACGCAGGGCCCGCTCGCCGGCATCACCGTGGTCGGGCTGGAGCAGGCGATCTCGGCGCCGCTGTGCACGCGCCACCTCGCGGACCTCGGGGCCCGGGTGATCAAGGTGGAGGCCCCGGGCTACGGCGACTCGACGCGCGCGTACGACTCCGTCGTCGGCGGGATGTCGGCGCACTTCACGTGGCTGAACCACGGCAAGGAGTCGGCGGCGCTGGACCTCAAGTCCGCATCCGACATGAGCATCTTCCGGAACATTCTGGCCACCGCCGACGTCGTCGTCAGCAACCTTGCGCCCGGCGCACTCGATCGGCTGGGAATCGGCACAGGCGAACTGACGCGGACCTACCCGCGCCTGATCGTCGTCGACATCTCCGGATACGGGACGGGTGGTCCGCTCGACCACAAGCGGGCCTACGACCTGCTCATCCAGTCGGAGGGCGGCTCCTGCAGCATCACCGGCACACCGGGACAGCCGGCCAAGCCGGGCATCCCGGTGGCCGACGTCGGCACGGCGCTGTACGCGTACTCCGCGGTGCTCGCCGCACTCTACGACCGGGAGCGGACCGGCCGGGGAGCGGTCATCCCGATCGCCATGCTCGACACCGTCGCCGAGATGATGGGGTTCGCCCTCAACCAGGTGATCCACGCCGGTACCGAGCCGGTGCCCGTCGGTATGGGCTCACCGATGATCGCGCCCTACGGCGCGTATCCCACCTCCGACGGCCAGACCGCCGTGCTCGGGACGACCAACGACCGCGAGTGGCGGCGCCTGGCCGAGATGATCGGCCGGCCCGAACTCGCCGACGAACCGCGGTTCGCGCACAACGAGACTCGCGTCGCGGCGCGTGACGAACTGGACGCGGTCGTGGCCGCGTGGTGCGCGGAGCACACGCTGGCGGAGATCCAGAAGACGGCGGACTCCGCGGGCATCGGCAACGCGCGGCTCAACAGCGTGCGCGACCTGGCCGAGCACCCGCAACTGGTCGAGCGCGGACGGTGGCGCGACGTGGGCACCCCGTCCGGCCCGGTGCCGGCGCTGCTGCCGCCCGCGGTGGCGGACGGGTGGCCGGTGCGCAACGGTTCGGTGCCCGCACTGGGCGCGCACACCGACGCCATCCGCGCCGAATTCGAGTAG
- a CDS encoding phenylacetate--CoA ligase family protein — MAVPHSARHWSEVESLAPGDAAALQNTRLREQLDYLAARSDFYRKKFAEHSVDVTRVKTVADLAGLPFTEKQELRDSLAATPPLGSHVAADRADIVQIQASSGTTGSPSYVGLTRSDIDVWSELGARALYANGFRPGDRLLHGFGMSKGFVGGIPVVQMAQYMGIVDIPIGAEAGAERLLRVQADQRPDALIGTPNFLAYLAEQAPAILGVAARDLGVRAISVGGEPGGGLPAVRGKLESLWGATSREMLGGTDIACIYWGECGEVDGMHFLSPDLMVAELIDPSTGDVVAPVAGAQGELVYTALRRQASPLLRFRTRDHVVVTGTDCACGRTGYKVRCVGRTDDMLIVRGINLFPSAVKQLVSELAPATTGEMRIRVDFEGHSTQKPLVLVVEYADGLRTEQQDELRSSIEQRVRSALGVKAVVELVPELTLARPDHVKVNLIERVP; from the coding sequence GTGGCTGTTCCCCATTCGGCACGGCATTGGAGCGAGGTCGAGTCGCTCGCACCCGGCGATGCTGCGGCGCTGCAGAACACTCGTCTGCGTGAGCAACTCGACTATCTCGCGGCGCGCAGCGACTTCTACCGGAAAAAGTTCGCCGAGCATTCCGTCGACGTCACCCGAGTGAAGACGGTCGCGGACCTCGCCGGGCTGCCGTTCACCGAGAAGCAGGAACTGCGGGACAGTCTCGCGGCGACGCCGCCGCTCGGCAGCCACGTCGCCGCCGACCGTGCAGACATCGTGCAGATCCAGGCGTCGTCAGGTACAACTGGCAGCCCGTCGTACGTCGGATTGACCCGCAGCGACATCGACGTCTGGTCCGAGCTCGGAGCGCGGGCCCTGTACGCCAACGGGTTCCGGCCCGGGGACCGGCTGCTGCACGGGTTCGGGATGAGCAAGGGCTTCGTCGGCGGAATCCCCGTCGTGCAGATGGCGCAGTACATGGGCATCGTCGACATCCCGATCGGCGCGGAGGCGGGAGCGGAGCGACTCCTGCGAGTGCAGGCCGATCAGCGACCCGACGCGTTGATCGGCACGCCGAACTTCCTGGCGTATCTGGCCGAGCAGGCCCCGGCCATCCTCGGCGTGGCAGCCCGCGATCTGGGGGTACGGGCGATCAGCGTGGGCGGCGAGCCCGGCGGCGGTCTGCCCGCGGTCCGCGGCAAGCTCGAGTCGTTGTGGGGAGCGACGTCGCGGGAGATGCTCGGCGGCACCGACATCGCGTGCATCTACTGGGGCGAATGCGGGGAGGTCGACGGCATGCATTTCCTCTCCCCGGACCTGATGGTTGCCGAACTGATCGACCCGTCGACGGGTGATGTCGTCGCGCCGGTGGCTGGTGCACAGGGCGAGTTGGTGTACACGGCCCTGCGCCGCCAGGCGTCGCCGTTGCTGAGGTTCCGCACCCGCGACCACGTGGTGGTCACCGGCACCGACTGCGCGTGTGGCCGCACCGGGTACAAGGTGCGGTGCGTCGGCCGGACCGACGACATGCTGATCGTGCGCGGAATCAACCTCTTTCCGTCCGCCGTCAAACAATTGGTGTCGGAGCTGGCGCCGGCCACCACCGGCGAGATGCGTATCCGCGTCGACTTCGAGGGACACTCCACCCAGAAGCCGCTCGTGCTCGTCGTGGAATACGCCGACGGACTCCGTACCGAGCAGCAGGACGAACTGCGGTCGTCGATCGAGCAGCGCGTTCGGTCGGCGCTGGGCGTCAAGGCGGTGGTCGAACTCGTGCCCGAACTCACCCTTGCGCGACCGGACCACGTCAAAGTGAACCTCATCGAACGGGTGCCCTGA